CTCCTCAAAGCGTATTGCAAGACCAAGATGAGGAAGAATAGGATACTCTTATGCCCCAACTAAGATTAACGATACAAACCATTACACCGCTACTCATGTACGGTGCAGACAATAAGGATGACCGAACCAATAGTAGCATCCGTGCAGAACCCGAACTACGGGCAACAGCAATACGCGGTCTCCTCCGTTACTGGCTACGGGCAGTGCTAGGTGGCAAATTCACAGCGATTAGCAAGGTGTATGAGCAAGAGAGCGCTATTCTTGGCAGCACTAACACCGGCTCAAGAGTAAACGTGCGAGTCCAAAAAGGGAGTTCAATGCAAGTAGAAGCAAATCAAACAGTGCTGCCACGCCAAACGCGCGGATACACTCTTTCGCACACAGGCTTTGTTCCCGATAGTGAGTTTCGCATTACGCTGTCTACGCATCTGTTGGATAAAAGTGGGGTATTGGATGAGAACGGCGACCTGGTAAAAGCTGTGTTCCTCATGACGCATTTCAGTGGATTAGGTAGACGCTCAAGGCGTGGTAGTGGTAACTTGCGCGTACTGGGAGTAAAGGGCTACGAAAGTGAACTTCCACTTGATGTACTGCCTGAAAATCGTGATGCACTCACGCAATACCTTGCCGCTGTCAGTTTCCACATTAGCCCGCAAAGTCAGACAGTCGGTCGCAGACCAAGTTTCCCTGTATTTGCTTGGGATACAGCCGTAGTCTTGGTAGGTCGGCAAAAACATATTGATTACGAAGATGCATATAAAGAGTTATGGACCGTGTCGGGACCCTATCACCAAGAAGGTGGTATCTTCGGTGATGTTCGACCCCGTCGATCATCCGCAATTCATATGCGGGTCGCAGCGACCAAAGCTGGCTATGTCGCGCAGCAAACCATCTTGTGGTCAGGTAACGGTCAATGGAACAAGATGAAAGACTACATCCAACATTGTTTATCTCAAGGTTTTGATGACGTTTATGGCACATGGGGGCACTGGCAATGAGCGCAATTATCGTACTGACGATAGGTCCGGTGCAAAGTTATATCAGTCAAGCAAGACGTACACAGGATTTATGGCAAGGCAGTCGCATACTATCTTATCTTGCCAGTGCTGGTGTTCATCACGCACTCAGTCAACAGGAGCATGGGTTGGCAGAGGTCATCTATCCATCTATGAAACGTGATCAGACAGATAACATCCCAAATCGAATGGTCATAAGATGGAAAGGTGATGAAGATGGTGCGAAACAATGTGCTAAAGAGATAGAGCATGCGATACGTGGTACATGGCGAACCCTATCTGCTAATACAATGCGTTATTTCACCGAAAGTTTACAGCAGGATGAACTTGAGAATGTCCTAGGTATTTGGCAAAGACAGGAAAATACATGGCTGGAGTGTTATTGGGTTGTTGTACCAGAAAATCCAGCACTATCGTATAGCGAAAATATGCAACATGCTAATGCTACAATGGGCGCGAGGAAGCTGCTGCGTAATTTCCCCCATATTGAAGAACATGGTCGCAAGGGTAGTATCACAGGCGAACACGAAGCTCTTCGTAGCACAGGTGATTATGTATCGTTCTGGAATGACCGCAAAGGTGAACAACGCAATCTTGCCCTACTAGGTAAGCATGAGCGTCTGAGTGCCATTAGCACGATTAAGCGTTTCGCACATGAGAAAAAAGCCGATAATGATGCACTGCAATTCCCAAATCGTTTACCCTCAACCAGTAGTATCGCCTCTGCATCGTTTCGCTATGATGTTTTGCGGATTTTAGATCGACAAGATGTGGATGTGAGCAATCTCCGACATACTTTACAAGCCTATATAAAGGCACTGCTCACACTTTTCAAAAAACCCTCTGATTTGTTCTTCACTCAGAATGGATATAGCAATCCTGAATACTTTGGATTGATTGAACAGACAATTTCAGAAAGTACGCTTCATGATGAACTTGTTAAACATTTTCGCAGTATAGATGGCGATTTTCTGTTTGAGGATACACTTATCAGCAAGACGATAGAAGAATATAGCGGACAAATACCCAACGCCAAACAAATGCGTAATGTTCAACAGGCGCTTTCAGATTTTTTAAAGGCAGCCAGTGCCTTGGACATTCCCCGCCCACAACCCTATTTTGTCATCTTATCAATGGACGGCGACCATATGGGGAAAACGCTGGGGAATTTGGATCAGGGGCAACATGAGAAGTTTAGCAGAACGCTGGCAGATTTTGCCCGGCATAATGTCAAAAACATTGTTGAGGAAGAACATCTAGGACGACTGGTATACGCGGGTGGTGATGATGTCTTAGCTCTACTACCTGTCCGGCATGCGTTACAAGTTGCCGAACAACTACGTTCTGAATTTGAGAAAGTTGTTGCCACTATCGGGGTTAAAAATCACAAAGGCGAACCTGTAACTGCCAGCACAGGTTTAGTTTGTGTCCATCATACCCATAATTTACAGGATGCAGTAAACGCCGCAAACAATGCTCAGAAAATTGCTAAAGACTACTATGGTCGTAATGCTCTCGATGTAGAATTTCTACGTCGTTCTGGGGAACCACGTTCGATGGGGCACAAGTGGCGTAGGGATAATGAAACGACGTTCAACCATATCGACAAGTTAGTGCATGCATTTGGCGATGACTTGTCGCGAAATCTGCCCTATGACCTTGCTCAAATAGCTTACAAGATGACCGCTGTGAGTGTGTCATACGATGCGCGCAAAGCAGAATTACTACGTATCCTCAAACGTCGCCTGAGTGAAGACAAAAAGAATGGTGTTGATGATCTTCTGAAATCAATTTTATGGCTGGTGAAAGAACCTCAAAGTGCTTTCATTCATGACATTCTGATTCTAGTAGAGAACAGTCCGAGTAACCTTACAGAAGAAATTCACGCCTTATTTGGTATGGCTCAAGGCGAATTGATTTCACTAAGAGATGCTATTAAGCGAGAGGTGAATAAAAAAAGTGAGAAACCACTTGAGGTAAGAGTAGTATCTGAAATCAACAAATATTTAGAAAAAAGATGGAAAACTACAGAAGCATGGCTAGAGTTAGCCCGCTTTATTGCCCAGACAACCTAAGCGGAAGGAATTTAGGATATGACATGGCTTGAAATTCGCCCACGGGATGTCTGGCTTTTCCGTGATGGCAAACCTTTTTCTGCTGGAGAAGATCATAGCGCACACAGCATGTTTCCGCCTACACCACTGACCGTGCAGGGAGCACTACGTCAAAAAATTTCCGAAAGTTTGGGCGTTAGCTTGTGGCAGTACAAAAATGCCAGTAAGGGAAAAACTTCGACAAATGAGGCGGAACAGGCAGTTGCCTTCATTGGTAAACATGGAGATATGTCAGATTTCGGTAAATTTAACATGTGTGGGCCATTTGTCGGTCTACGAACAAATAGCAGCACTATACCGCTATTCCCTGTTCCAGCAGATTTATTCAAACACAGTAAGACACACGATTTTCGGCTTTCAAGGCCCGGTCAATCTTTATCCAGTGATATGGGAGAGGATTTCTCCTTCCCTGAAGTAATTGAAGATTTTGAAAATTTACCCGGATATTGGATGACTGGCGATACCTTTAAGGCATACTTAGGCAATTCCGTGCCAGACAGCAGTAAATTCACTGAGGAGGGTGCATATCAAGATGCCCTTACAGCATATCAGGCGGGTAAGCATATCTGGCATAGCCAACTTGTTTACCAGAATGATAACCGCTTCGGCGTATCGACAAATGCCTTAACCAGTTTCCGTGAAGAGGGACAGCTATATCAAGTACAATTTGTTCGCCCTCAGTCTGGCATAGGTTTGTTGGTGTCAGTAAATGACGAGATTCCAACGTATCTACTTGAGGGAACAATGACAATTGGCGGTGAACAGCGTCAAGCAAAGGTTGAAAAAGTTGAAAATGTTGCTCTGCCAGCCCATCCTGAGTCTATATCCGGGCAATTCAAGGTGATATTCCTCACACCGACTTATTTTGACGATGGCTGGCAGCCCAAAGATGGCGACTGGTCGGAAGTATTTGGGGGCCATGAAGTGACACTCAAAAGTGTGGTTTTGTATCGTCCTCTGAAAATTGGTGGCTGGAGCAACGCCAACAACCGTGCGCGTGCGATGCACAATTATGTAGCACCGGGCAGCGTCTATTACTTTCAGACAGATGCCACATTTCAACCACTCGAAGCAATCACACAAGTCCCCAATAAAATCAATGTCAAAGCATTAGGCTTTGGACAATATGCCATCGGACAATGGTAATCATTTAATTCAGAATAGGATCAATCATGGATGTGCAAAAACATATTCTCTATCTTTATGCGGAAACTCCAATGCACGTTGGAACCGGTGTTGGCTTGGGTGCGGTAGATATGCCCATCCAACGTGAGAAACATACTGGCTATCCGATTATTCAGGCATCCGGCATAAAAGGTGCATTGCGAGATACAGCACAATTGAAATTGGGTGATAGCGATGTCATGAAAAGTATTTTTGGCTCAGATGCCGAAAATCGCGAGATTACTCATGCTAGTGCTATGTCTCCGAGCGATGCTCGTATTTTGTTGTTTCCAGTACGTGCATTAAACGGCGTATTTGTGTGGATTACATCATCTACTGTGTTGGCTCGGTTTAAGCAGGAAACTGAACTTAACAACGTACCCGATGTTCCTGAAATTAATCAAGGTGACCTGGCACAGGTATCCAGTGAAAATTTGATTAATGCGGGACAAATCATGTTGGAAGAATATACTTATTCGTCCCAAGTCACTAATGAAGCTACCGAATGGGCAAATTATCTTGCAACAAACGCATTTCCAGATGCAGATAATTACTGGCACAAGCGCATAAAATCGCATTTCGCTATCTTGCCAGATAATGAATTCCGCGATTTTGTACGTTACAGTACCGAAATTGTCACCCGAATCCACATTGATGATGTGAAAAAGACCGTCAAAGATGGACAATTATTCACTCAGGAATTGCTTCCTGCGGATAGTCTATTGTACTCCTTTATACATGTCACAGATAGCCGTGATGAGAAAATTAAAGCAGAAAATATTGTTGGTGGATTACAAGATGCTATGGGTAATCGCCTGCAAATTGGCGGTGACGAGACTGTAGGACGTGGGCGTGTACGCCTGAACTGGCAGGAGGTGAAATAATGGCAACGATACGACAGACGCTAGAACAAGAACGAGCATCATCTGCGTGGCGAGATATAGAAACAGTCACCAATGACCAACAACAGAAAAAATATGGCACTCTAGCACGCAAACTACCTACCATGATACAAATGAATGGTCTGGGTACTACGCTGGCTTTTCTCATGGCAAAAGGTAAGAGTAAGTCAGATGATGGTCACACTTTAATATTTAACCATCTGTCAAAATGGGTTTTGTCAAAGATTGAACCTGCTGGCAAGTATAAGGATTTGATGGTCCTGGTGCGGAACGTCGAAACAGATGTTTATCGTCGCGCAACGACTGAAGCAATTGAATATGGTATCTGGTTGAAACGTTATGTGGAAGCAAAAGATTGGGGTAGTGCTGATGGAGATGATTCTCCATGACAAACCAAGCATTACCTCAAAGATCACGACAGATGTTAGAAAACTATGTAGATCGTTGCCAGAATTTGGGCCTTATTCTGGATAAGTATGCTCCGTGGGGTGATGATGGGCATGGCAATTGGGATTTGACCATGCGAAGCACAGTTCGTCGGCGGGGACAGAATCAGGTGCAAACGCTAACAGGCGGTGAGGCGAAGGGATTATGGCTCAGTACCAATCGTCGGGCATTGAACAATGAAAGTCCATCAGTGTTTGAAATTGATCGTACAGATACTGATTTGCTTCAAGCGAATATTGAGCGGTGGGGAATTATGGTGCGAGAGAGTGACGGGATAGCCTTCACAATGACTACGGCTGAACGGCTGGTCGCAGGTTTGGGTGCATCCCACGTTCTTGAAACCGCGCTGACACTAGAGAGAAATACAGGTTTACCCTATTTGCCCGGTAGTACAGTGAAGGGATTGGCGCGGGCGTGGGGGTTAATTGAGATTGCGGCACAGTTAAAAGTAACGTTGGATGATTCAATAGTCATAGGTAAAGATGAGAAAAATCTGCTCAACGTGATTGCTGAAACGCTCATTGCTGAGCCAACTGAAACTTTATTCCAATCAATTGAAAAGCTGCGCCCGGTTTCGGAAGATGCGGAAGCTCTTATCCAGTGGTTTCGCTTTATTTTTGGATGGCAAGGAGAAGCTGGCGCAGTCTGTTTTGTTGATGCCAAATACGCAGGTGAGCGACCACCGAGATATGCGGCCGATGTAATGACACCACATTACATCAATTATTATACTGAAAACGGTAGCAAACCACCTACAGACGATGATAATCCTAACCCGGTTTCGTTCATAACTGTCGAGAGAGGAAATATGTTTGCATTCGGGCTTATCCCACGCCTTTCCGCTTTTATCATTTTTGAAGGGGAAGTTCGAGAAAACAGGCTCATAACAGCTCTTGATGTAGCGGCTGACTGGTTAAGTAAGGGCTTGGCTCAATTGGGTGTTGGTAGTAAAACATCTGCCGGATATGGCTTTTTCAGTCGCAAATCACTTAATGTTGTTATTGGGCGCTGATGGTATGGAAAAACTTCAAGAGACATTGGCAGTTATCCAGGTACCGAGGCGTATGATCAGCAGTGCTAGAAGCCATTTGTCGATAGTGGATGCAGAATAATTTGTTCAGAAATGATAGATTTAACGCGAGGGTTATCTACCTAGTATTGAGAATAGGCAAGGAGATGTTGTCCTCCTTGCCTATCCAACGAGCGACCCATTCCTCCATTCCGGATCAATTGATTGACTGGCTCGGTTCGTTGTGAGAGGCTTCGATGATACATGCACTTCTGATGGTTAAGCATTGAAACAATACAAGTATTATCGATTACCTGTTTACTTCCACGGATCTTCAATGACTATATAAGTCGAACGATTTCGTCCGTTAGACTGAATAAAATCTAATCCTTGTCCAATTAGAATCCTTGCTTGGGTAAGGTCTGCGCGTGTCAAGGTGATGTACCGATCATGCTCCGGATGGGAACGAATGAACTTTATACTTACATTACTAAACTTGTCTTCAATTGCTTGGATGGCTTTGTTTTGTACATCTAAGGATCCAGTATTGTATTTTGGATCAGCGGGGAACGTACGCACCGTTACTTTTTCTAAATGCCCTTGATCATACGCTAGCTGGATGTAAGAACCCAGTCGATTAACGATTCCCTCGCGATCATAAAGATACCGGTCATTTACATACAATTCAGTGACAGGTCGAGCAAACAAGTCACTGAAAAAGTCTTGTTCTGTTTTTTCTGTCATCTTCAGGGGATCATAGTTGATGACTCTAACAGAAGATGGGGGTTCAAGCTTAGCTGCATCTACATCCTTCGCGGAAACACTTGTGAATTCCTCCAATGCAAATTTCACTCCGTCATTTACGCTAGTAGTAATTAATGCACCTTCAGTACCTGTGGTTTTATTGAGGGCGGTGGTATCCGATATCGATATTGCTCGCATGTTATCCTCTCGATCAATATCAATGAGGACTTGCCATGCGGGAAGCTCAGTAATCTCCTGTAACTTCAAACCTTTTTCTTGTAAAACTTGTAAGTGACGAGCAATGCTTAGTGATTCAGGATCACTGGAGTCAACTGCATAATTTATGATTTGCAGTTGCACGTTGACTTTACGTCGCAAGAGTTCTTGCAGTAAGTCGGGCCAGTTTCTGAGTGCTCCAACCGGTTTTTCCAAAGTAAGCCTTGAAGTTGCTATACTCACATTTGATTTGGCACTGGCAATTTGTTGCATTATCCATAAAGGCTTATTTATTGCGATGACATTTCCTGCACCCGGAACAGAGCTCTCAGTTTCAGAAAGACTGTTAAGTAACGCCTCTAAAAACCTCACCACATCGTTACGTTTCAAGATGTGGTGATACAACTGGTTGCTATAGTCACGTAAACAATGATAGCAACTGGTCTCTGGGGAACAATCCGTGCAATTGACGATGTTTAGAGCTTCGCGGACAACAGAAGCAAATTCCTTTTGAATTTGGCGTACATGTCCAGCACCTCCTGGTACGTTGTCATACAACACAACTGTTTGTTCCCACGCACCCGAATCGCTGATCGGAATAGGAAATAAGACACCATCGATATCGTCACGCTCTATTTGCAGTGCACGACTAGCTCCTTGTATGAGGGCATACATGAGCGAAACCCAAAATGACACATTGTCTGATGAGGGCACGTTTACATAACTACTACTGTGAAAGTGCAGCTTGAGTGTGTCTGTTGACCTCTCATGACCTAATGCGACAGGCTGAGCATTTTTTCTATCGGATTTCTTTATTAGAGAACCACGGTCCTCACCAGATAGATGAATATAGAATCCACCATATCTAACATCACCCTCATTGACATACAACAGGGTTCCATCATGATCGTATGTGTAACTTACTATAGGACTTATTCTGACCTCATCGCTCATTTGTCCTGGTATAAGAGCTGCACGCATCAAGCTTGGTTCTGTTCGTACGTATTGACGAGCTGGCTTGCCATTATCACGACTTCTTGCAAAGAAACCATCAGGAATTATAAACTTAAGTGCTTTGCGTCGATTCTGTTTGGGTAGTGAACCGCAAACACGACATTCTTTCGATAGTGGGACGCCTGTACCAAGGCTGATTTCAAGGTGATTGCAGGTTTCACAAATTCGATATTCACGTGAATTGACGGTATCTCGAAAAAATTGAACCCCATCACTACGCCAAATACGTTTATCTGCGACTATCTCGGAGCCAGGTGCATATTCGCGTATAGCTAATTTAAGGTCGCGCTGCAGACGCAACTGTTCATTTCGTTGTCCGTTTGGTAAGCGAAGTTCTACAGAATGTAGTGGGAATGAGTAACTTGGCAAGATACCGTTTCCACTGAAATATTCAATTGTTCGTTCCTCGCGTAACCGTTTTTGATTTTTATTGAGGTCTTGAATGCTCTTACTATTCTTCTCTATATTCTCCAGCAGTTTTTGCTGTAGTGTCTGTATCTGTTGAGTGTAGTAATCGGAAAGGTATTTGTACCTCTCATAAACACGGTTTATATCATTCCGAAAATTCTCTATCCAGTTGTCAACCTCAACTTCATTCACAAAATCACCAAATGTTGCCAGCAAAGTCTCAATTTGTGCACGTCGATTTTCTAACCAAGAATCCAGATGATTTAGATGAGGATCACTAACATATTGATCATCAAAAAATGAACCAACTAATTTCCAATCTGTTGCGCCAGAAGCTCTGCGATACCTGAGAAATTCACTAAGCAATATGGCGTTAATATGACGGCTTTGAATAAATCGATTATCAACAGCGATATATGGCACGCGGACTTGACCACGAATGATATCAGAGGGTTTACGGAAATACGTTTGATCATGGGGACGATCTGCAGCCCAGGTCAGAATGAAAGCTGCACCACCTGCTCGGCGTCCAGCTCGACCTGCTCGCTGACGGTAGTTAGCTACAGTTGGTGGTACATTGCTCATCACCACTGCCTGAAGATCTCCTAGGTCGATTCCCATCTCAAATGTGGTGGAGCAACTCAACACGTTAATATCACCAACTCGGAATTTTTCTTGGTAGTCACGACCTTTTTCTGATTCTAATTGCGCTGTATGCTCTTCCACACGAATAGGAATAACATCCCTGATGCAACTCTGATAAAAGAAGTTGTTGGCTTGTGCTTGATTAATATCTCTCTCTATCAAAGTTCCATCACAATGTGGATGAGGGCAGGGTAATTCCATACCATGCGCATGAAAGCGTTGACACTTATCACACTGATACCAATTTGATGTTATTTCAAAAATAAAGATGTTAGAGTCAATGCGGAACCCATCTTCTGCGGAACCAACCATGATGCCATTATGGGGATCTGTCAACCAATCAAATATGGAGTTTAAGGCTCGTTTCACATCCCCATCTGTATGAGGTAGTCCATTAGCCACCAGTACCGCTTTCATATAACGGTATCGTCGATGGCGTTCGGTTTTCCCAATCCATGGTTGCTGATGAGCCAGATGTTTTGCGTTGCCTCGGACGAGAGTTGGATGCCCTTCGTAAGCTCCAAATGATTGATCACTAGGGTCAACACCATCAGGGAACTCTACAACTTTACGTTTCCGTAAATCATCAAGAAAATACTCTATGAGAGTTTGCGTCTTCGATGTACTTAAACTCAGTTGATTGGATAGGCTCTCAATATCAGGAAAGAAATCAGGCTCTGATGGATCAAAGTAATTGACAGCAAGTAACCCTAATGACTCAAGAGATTGGCGGCGCGATCGTCCAGTCGTAATCTCAGCAAGGATTTGCGTCGAGATCCTTTCCTCTAGCTCAAGTCTCTGTTGGGGATTTGGTTTAGGAGAACTAGTAACATTGACATCCATATCGTTATGAAAAATTCGTAGATCCCAAGCAATCGTACGGACTTCTTTTGTCAAGAAATGAAGATTTGGCGAAACTCTCTTCTTCTCAACAAATGATTTGACAGCCTTGGGGACGATATGCTGATAATTTTCAATATTCACAGTAAATTGCAAATACGATGCAAAGCGCGCTGCTCCCTGACGACTGTCATAAAAAGTCAATAACTTACGACCGTTACCCGGCTTCATACGAATTTCATTTTTAGTCGACGTGGGCAATTGCCGATAAAGCTCATATGTAATTGTTGCTAGTGGGCCAGTACCATGAATACTAATTGGCGTAGCTATTTCGGTGTCTTTTTGTGCCGACGAACGACATCTAGGACACTCATTCATGAAATCATGTGGCTTATATTGCTCAAAGTCTCCTTTACCGTGATCTTTTTGAACCATTTTTAGAGTGATATGCACCGGGTTGTCATTGTTCTTACATTTGCAGCGACCTGCCATTGTCTGAAATCCACACTTCAAACAAATTTCGAGATCTTCTGCTTTGTACAAACTGTGGTTAGATTCAGAATCATTGTCTGTATCATCAGATTGATCCTCATCAATGGCAGCATCTGCACCCAAGGAGCGATCTTCCTGGAAGTCTTTCCATATGAAATATCTTGTCTCATATTCAGGTGTCAGATCATTTTTCTGATGTTGTGCTTCGCTTACATACTCAGAATGTTTGGATTTAGTCTTGAGATAGACTTGACCACATTCACGGCAGACACTGATTGGGAACACACGACATCCACATGCGTCACACGTCTCTCGGCGTATTGAGAAAACCTTTGACCAACCACTTTCTTCTGTTGTTTCGCGTCCACTGCATTCTGGGTTAACGCATATCCATACCCCTTGTGGAGAACGCATAAACATATGATATCTCGCTGGTAATAGGGGAGCAGCATTGGCTGTAGGTCGAGCTATAGAACCTAACTCAATCAGGTGAAACAATGCAATGCGCTGCTCTTCTTCGATTGCTATTTCGCTACCAAAAACCTCTTTAGCTGCTGTATCGAGTGAAACAGGCTCTTCTTTTCTGCCTAACATCCAGTCTCTTAAACGAATGAGATGTCCGTTATCCTTCAAAATGCTCCAAACAAATTTTTGCGGGTTTTCGATATTCTCTTGTGCGATTCTCTCCCATTGGATTGATGGGGGGATTAGACCAATTTCAGCCATCCACAGGGCTATATCTTCAGTTGATTTTGTTGAATTTCTTACAACTTCGATCAACGAGTCAAATTCAGCGCGTAAATAAGTTTGAGGATCTAAGTCATATGGATCCGATGTGGGAACATAATGCTCATCAATATCTCCAAATATGACATCATCATCTCTAAAGGGTTCATTAAATAGATTTTCTGCAAACTCAACAGCTTGATTTGTATCCTCGTCGGTTAAGGTTGCACTTGTCGCGATACATTGCATGTCGCCATGATGTTTACCTAGACGATGTTTAAGTCGGCGCAGAAGCATACTAACTTCAATTCCCTGTGCGCCAGAATATGTGTGAGCTTCGTCAAGTACAATAAATTTCCAGAGACCTGAATTGAATAGACTCGAGTCTTCAGGGCGTAAAAGTAGATATTCCAGCATCGCATAATTCGTAATAAGGATTTGTGGGATTTTTTCACCGGAACGAATTTGGTCTCTAGCAATGACCTCATTAGGTAGTGCATGGGGATACTTGCGTTCGGCCCAGTCTAAAGTTTGATCAAGCTCGCTTGTATAGCGCCCAAACGTTATATCAGTGCCCTTCAATAGGGTGCGAAGCCTGTCAAGCTGATCGTTTACGAGTGCATTGAGTGGATATATAAGTAGTGCTCGCACACCCGGTGTTGGATCTTGTAGTAAATCATTCAATATAGGAATTAAGAAGCTTTCAGTTTTACCACTACCTGTGCCGGAAGAAACTACAATATTTCTGCGATCAGAAATCAGTCGACGTATTGCTTTTTCCTGATGTGCATACAGTGGAATATCTATTCCTAAGGGTAAGTTATCATCTGGTAAGTCAATCAGCTTGCTTGTTAGGACACCTTCATGTGTGAGTTGCCGCAAAGAAAGTCCTGTAGCGTATGGGGGGGTGATTTCTAAAAAGGGACCATTGCTGAGTGCCCCCTCAACATTGAAGCTAGATTCTATTGCCGTGGCGAGCGCTGCTTCCTGCCCATCTCGATTTACATCAAAGATTGTTGTCAGATATGATCTCAGAGTGTGTTTTAGACTGTCTGATAATTGTATAGGATTCACTTAGTTTTCCTTATTGATTTGCGCTATGAATAGATAGGACTTCAGCCCAGGTTAGTGCCCATTCAAATAGAGTGGGGCAAGCTTTATTTGCGTCGTGTACTGCTTGAGCTAACTCACTTTCAGGAATACCAGTGTCATCGATAAGCCGCTTGGTGATTGAATTAGAGTCCATAGACCTAATTCTCAGAATGATGCCTAGCGACAATATATTCTTGTCAAGACGCATCAATTGCTGCTCTGAGTCTGTGCTCACTTGTTTTTCCATACCTGCGATGAATCTAATGGCGCCGAACAACAATGGCATATTTGCAATTTGGGCAAGTCTTGGAAGAGTGTCTAAGAATTTCGAGAGTTTTCCGCCAAGATCATTATCTGAAACGAAGTTTTTGATGATATGCTTTGAAACCCTATCATCTAAGTAGTTGTTGCACCATTCCACTGTTGCATAACGATAACCACTGGGTTTAGTTATTAGGGATCGGTTAATAGAAAGCGTTTCTACACTCTCAATACGTTTCTGCAAAATGGCCTGTGTAAAAAAGCGATCAATTGATGCACGCGACCAGTAAGCATGAAAAAGCTGTAAATGAGTTGAGCATACGCTGACTATTAACGTGTAACTGTGGGCTACATCTACTAAGTACGTTCGGTCGAGTTTATTAAGTCCCGGCATCATGGGTTTATGTCTAGATCCATGAAACTTTCCAGATAGACGATCATAGTAAGCGGGCCACATGTCTAGTTCGTCTAGTTTGGTAAAAGGTTCTTTATCGGGTTCCTCGGTTGGAATCCATACATGTAAACGTGATGAGCTGTCTGTTCTTTTCGACCATCGCGCATAGCCATATATTTTACCTTCTTGGGGTGTTTCAAGTGCGATCTTCCCAATTCCAGTGAGTCCACCTTCAAGAACCAACTCAGGATATACAAGATATGATTTACCTTCTTTAGTCACCATACCTAGAACGTTATCCAAAAGAGCCCATGATGGCAGCGGCCCGTACTTTGCGGTCCATTCCGTTACCTTATGCACTTCAGATAATCTAGCTAATGGACGCCACAATTTTGCTAG
The Phototrophicus methaneseepsis DNA segment above includes these coding regions:
- a CDS encoding DEAD/DEAH box helicase, translated to MNPIQLSDSLKHTLRSYLTTIFDVNRDGQEAALATAIESSFNVEGALSNGPFLEITPPYATGLSLRQLTHEGVLTSKLIDLPDDNLPLGIDIPLYAHQEKAIRRLISDRRNIVVSSGTGSGKTESFLIPILNDLLQDPTPGVRALLIYPLNALVNDQLDRLRTLLKGTDITFGRYTSELDQTLDWAERKYPHALPNEVIARDQIRSGEKIPQILITNYAMLEYLLLRPEDSSLFNSGLWKFIVLDEAHTYSGAQGIEVSMLLRRLKHRLGKHHGDMQCIATSATLTDEDTNQAVEFAENLFNEPFRDDDVIFGDIDEHYVPTSDPYDLDPQTYLRAEFDSLIEVVRNSTKSTEDIALWMAEIGLIPPSIQWERIAQENIENPQKFVWSILKDNGHLIRLRDWMLGRKEEPVSLDTAAKEVFGSEIAIEEEQRIALFHLIELGSIARPTANAAPLLPARYHMFMRSPQGVWICVNPECSGRETTEESGWSKVFSIRRETCDACGCRVFPISVCRECGQVYLKTKSKHSEYVSEAQHQKNDLTPEYETRYFIWKDFQEDRSLGADAAIDEDQSDDTDNDSESNHSLYKAEDLEICLKCGFQTMAGRCKCKNNDNPVHITLKMVQKDHGKGDFEQYKPHDFMNECPRCRSSAQKDTEIATPISIHGTGPLATITYELYRQLPTSTKNEIRMKPGNGRKLLTFYDSRQGAARFASYLQFTVNIENYQHIVPKAVKSFVEKKRVSPNLHFLTKEVRTIAWDLRIFHNDMDVNVTSSPKPNPQQRLELEERISTQILAEITTGRSRRQSLESLGLLAVNYFDPSEPDFFPDIESLSNQLSLSTSKTQTLIEYFLDDLRKRKVVEFPDGVDPSDQSFGAYEGHPTLVRGNAKHLAHQQPWIGKTERHRRYRYMKAVLVANGLPHTDGDVKRALNSIFDWLTDPHNGIMVGSAEDGFRIDSNIFIFEITSNWYQCDKCQRFHAHGMELPCPHPHCDGTLIERDINQAQANNFFYQSCIRDVIPIRVEEHTAQLESEKGRDYQEKFRVGDINVLSCSTTFEMGIDLGDLQAVVMSNVPPTVANYRQRAGRAGRRAGGAAFILTWAADRPHDQTYFRKPSDIIRGQVRVPYIAVDNRFIQSRHINAILLSEFLRYRRASGATDWKLVGSFFDDQYVSDPHLNHLDSWLENRRAQIETLLATFGDFVNEVEVDNWIENFRNDINRVYERYKYLSDYYTQQIQTLQQKLLENIEKNSKSIQDLNKNQKRLREERTIEYFSGNGILPSYSFPLHSVELRLPNGQRNEQLRLQRDLKLAIREYAPGSEIVADKRIWRSDGVQFFRDTVNSREYRICETCNHLEISLGTGVPLSKECRVCGSLPKQNRRKALKFIIPDGFFARSRDNGKPARQYVRTEPSLMRAALIPGQMSDEVRISPIVSYTYDHDGTLLYVNEGDVRYGGFYIHLSGEDRGSLIKKSDRKNAQPVALGHERSTDTLKLHFHSSSYVNVPSSDNVSFWVSLMYALIQGASRALQIERDDIDGVLFPIPISDSGAWEQTVVLYDNVPGGAGHVRQIQKEFASVVREALNIVNCTDCSPETSCYHCLRDYSNQLYHHILKRNDVVRFLEALLNSLSETESSVPGAGNVIAINKPLWIMQQIASAKSNVSIATSRLTLEKPVGALRNWPDLLQELLRRKVNVQLQIINYAVDSSDPESLSIARHLQVLQEKGLKLQEITELPAWQVLIDIDREDNMRAISISDTTALNKTTGTEGALITTSVNDGVKFALEEFTSVSAKDVDAAKLEPPSSVRVINYDPLKMTEKTEQDFFSDLFARPVTELYVNDRYLYDREGIVNRLGSYIQLAYDQGHLEKVTVRTFPADPKYNTGSLDVQNKAIQAIEDKFSNVSIKFIRSHPEHDRYITLTRADLTQARILIGQGLDFIQSNGRNRSTYIVIEDPWK